One window from the genome of [Clostridium] celerecrescens 18A encodes:
- a CDS encoding zinc dependent phospholipase C family protein has product MPGFTTHYLLGVKVFNDMPNTPLKRIISKYRWLYQLGLQGPDMFFYNIPILRHRDYRNVGSYMHENHVHDFFVSCLNHLSQIESKQQREQAISYMSGYFCHYIGDSICHPYVYGRIEYDIKNSSNYHHGLHAMLENDIDALLLMKYKKKKPSQFNQAATICLNGQELQFISGFLSVCINEAYYPLNYRNNFRVTSQMVSRSILAMRLGCRTLADPSSRKKNSIEFMESLFLRTHLASRKLVTDIPPDPVVTMNLNHETWCNPWNRRLASQASFPELFHQSMVKCNDVFFLLNEELTSPVPLDNLDHNKLLKELGNYSYHSGLAVDP; this is encoded by the coding sequence ATGCCTGGTTTTACCACTCACTACCTGCTAGGAGTCAAGGTTTTCAATGACATGCCTAACACCCCTTTAAAACGTATAATCTCCAAGTACCGATGGCTTTACCAGCTCGGCCTCCAGGGACCGGATATGTTTTTTTATAATATTCCCATTCTCCGCCACCGGGATTACCGCAACGTAGGTTCCTATATGCACGAAAACCATGTACATGATTTTTTTGTTTCCTGCTTAAACCACTTATCCCAGATCGAATCCAAGCAGCAGAGAGAGCAGGCCATTTCTTATATGAGCGGTTATTTCTGCCATTACATCGGGGACTCCATCTGCCACCCTTACGTGTACGGCCGAATCGAATACGATATAAAAAACTCCAGCAACTATCATCATGGGCTTCATGCCATGCTGGAAAATGATATAGATGCATTGCTATTGATGAAATACAAAAAGAAAAAACCATCTCAGTTCAACCAGGCAGCCACCATTTGTTTAAACGGCCAGGAATTGCAGTTCATCTCCGGCTTTTTGTCCGTATGCATCAATGAGGCCTACTATCCTTTAAACTACCGGAATAATTTCCGTGTTACATCCCAGATGGTATCCCGTTCCATCCTGGCTATGCGCTTAGGATGTCGAACTCTGGCCGATCCTTCCAGCCGCAAGAAAAACAGCATTGAATTTATGGAATCTCTTTTCTTGCGTACGCACCTTGCTTCCCGGAAGCTGGTTACGGACATCCCGCCGGATCCCGTCGTCACCATGAATTTAAACCATGAAACCTGGTGTAATCCCTGGAACCGCCGCCTTGCATCCCAGGCGTCTTTTCCCGAGCTCTTCCATCAGTCCATGGTTAAATGCAATGATGTGTTTTTTCTGCTGAACGAAGAACTGACCTCGCCGGTTCCACTAGATAACCTGGATCACAATAAGCTTTTAAAGGAGCTTGGCAATTATTCCTACCACAGTGGATTGGCGGTTGATCCATAA
- a CDS encoding BCCT family transporter, which yields MDHNEKKALFKKLDWITTLIPFISIILLCLVFIIYPSKSADTLAAIRSFLGNELGSYYLIIGLFTFLCSLYIAFSKYGTIKLGNLEKPQYSNFKWGTMMFTAGLAADILFYSLCEWILYAGEPHIADLGAMQDWASTYPLFHWGPIPWSFYMILAAAFGFMLHVKKRTKQKYSEACRPLLGKHVDGLCGKLIDLIAVFALLAGTATTFSLATPLLSMAISRVTGLPDSKLLSIAILVIICIVYTITVYFGMKGIAKLAASCTYLFFGLLLYVLIGGKEARYTIETGITAVGNLTQNFISLSTWTDALRTSSFPQNWTIFYWAYWMVWCVATPFFIGAISKGRTIKQTILGGYVFGISGTFTSFIILGNYSLALQTKGVLDVMGIYASTGDLYQTIMAILETLPFAKLGLILLAVTMVAFYATSFDALALVASTYSYKELPEDAEPDKRVKLFWSVLLMLFPIALIFSRNSMANLQTVSIIAAFPIGIIILLIIFSFFKDAKEYLNQQ from the coding sequence ATGGACCACAATGAGAAAAAGGCTTTGTTTAAAAAGCTGGATTGGATAACGACTCTGATTCCTTTTATTAGTATCATACTTTTATGCCTAGTTTTTATCATATATCCCAGCAAGTCTGCGGATACACTGGCTGCTATCCGTTCTTTTTTAGGAAATGAGCTGGGAAGCTACTATCTTATCATCGGGCTTTTTACCTTCCTTTGCTCCCTGTATATCGCATTTTCCAAATACGGTACCATAAAGCTTGGAAACTTGGAAAAACCCCAATATTCAAATTTTAAATGGGGTACTATGATGTTTACAGCCGGTCTGGCTGCTGATATCCTCTTCTATTCCCTTTGTGAATGGATCCTCTATGCAGGGGAACCTCATATTGCGGATCTGGGTGCTATGCAGGACTGGGCCTCCACCTACCCGCTGTTTCACTGGGGCCCTATCCCCTGGAGCTTTTATATGATATTGGCTGCAGCATTCGGCTTCATGCTTCATGTTAAAAAACGGACAAAACAAAAATACTCGGAAGCCTGCCGCCCTCTTTTAGGAAAGCATGTAGACGGCCTATGCGGAAAACTCATCGATTTAATTGCCGTATTTGCCCTACTGGCAGGTACTGCAACCACATTTTCTCTGGCAACTCCCCTTCTTTCCATGGCGATCAGCAGGGTAACCGGACTGCCGGATTCCAAATTATTGTCCATTGCAATCCTGGTCATTATATGTATCGTTTACACCATTACGGTTTATTTTGGCATGAAGGGCATTGCAAAACTGGCTGCTTCCTGTACATATTTGTTTTTCGGCTTGCTTCTCTATGTGCTGATCGGAGGTAAGGAAGCCAGATATACCATTGAAACAGGGATCACAGCAGTAGGAAACCTGACGCAGAACTTTATTAGCCTGTCCACCTGGACCGATGCCCTGCGGACCTCCTCCTTCCCTCAGAACTGGACCATCTTTTATTGGGCTTACTGGATGGTTTGGTGCGTAGCCACTCCTTTCTTTATCGGAGCCATCAGTAAAGGGCGCACCATAAAGCAGACCATTCTCGGGGGATATGTCTTTGGAATCTCAGGAACCTTTACTTCCTTTATTATATTAGGAAATTACAGCCTTGCCCTTCAGACAAAGGGTGTGCTGGATGTAATGGGCATTTATGCTTCCACAGGAGACTTGTACCAGACAATTATGGCAATCCTTGAAACCTTGCCGTTTGCAAAGCTGGGGCTGATCCTTCTGGCAGTTACCATGGTGGCTTTTTACGCAACCAGCTTTGATGCCCTGGCCCTGGTTGCTTCCACCTACTCTTATAAGGAGCTTCCCGAGGACGCCGAACCGGATAAACGCGTAAAGCTGTTCTGGTCCGTGCTTCTAATGCTGTTTCCTATCGCGCTTATATTTTCCAGGAATTCCATGGCCAATCTGCAGACGGTTTCCATCATCGCAGCATTTCCTATAGGAATTATCATACTCCTCATTATTTTCAGTTTCTTTAAAGATGCAAAGGAATATTTAAACCAGCAATAG